A part of Aegilops tauschii subsp. strangulata cultivar AL8/78 chromosome 2, Aet v6.0, whole genome shotgun sequence genomic DNA contains:
- the LOC109784997 gene encoding uncharacterized protein yields MASPKLAAGDGSYDFHLRSLSAASRDSAAAADPASDPNLLQSVRMVFEMCKEAKGANDEMVARAFPVMNKLFQRCAAAPTLSTASTGVLLLTILQFFLDFGEAVLHDADGSLKTFFRSCLSREFSDPIVAERTLEFLIANKTKILNCFPTLVPQFFPLLLKLIASNGDRLDKKFSEVLPLMMSAGSFLPLFLSLMDLPMLVVALEKVERSSGTLIGSSLATIQKSAAPEMLLALMDEAYTGSSIEDQSGNSGSDDSGRLDLADPMFLDLLKDENDGIAAKHWTSPTISSTLQAALNSPQSDRLKQSLKMAPRFLTVYFATALRDVNNSLLCALIPVAMSRYAAMFPDKDFSFEVRKKLSDFLLAAFQRSPDIIALLKKPITDRLGEAHGNPAKMELALHLCWAIGEHGAGGIKHKDVARELFENLELLLYENLATSRLGLSQDPGFDSMGASSRKSSQARLLCFVVTAIAKLATCHNELLPRARVSLAKVARSRTSDRRVWQRACDYLGLMNEPAICLSVLGPSTAQGNGPGIVNWSEGGTKMVAHIPFYLLAEQKGPPSHDFSYTDLLPAE; encoded by the exons ATGGCctcgccgaagctcgccgccggcgacggcAGCTACGACTTCCACCTCCGCTCGCTCTCCGCCGCATCACGGGACTCCGCCGCGGCCGCCGATCCCGCCTCCGACCCCAACCTCCTCCAGTCG GTGCGGATGGTGTTCGAGATGTGCAAGGAGGCCAAGGGGGCCAACGACGAGATGGTGGCGCGGGCGTTCCCCGTGATGAACAAGCTCTTCCAGCGCTGCGCCGCCGCGCCCACGCTCTCCACGGCCTCCACCGGCGTGCTCCTTCTG ACCATTCTGCAGTTCTTCCTGGACTTTGGGGAGGCGGTCTTGCACGACGCTGATGGTAGCTTGAAAACCTTCTTCCGCTCTTGCTTAAGTAG GGAGTTTTCAGACCCTATTGTCGCAGAACGCACGCTTGAATTCCTGATAGCGAACAAGACGAAGATCTTGAACTGCTTCCCCACCCTGGTTCCGCAG TTCTTCCCATTGCTGCTGAAGTTGATTGCATCAAATGGTGATAG GTTGGATAAGAAGTTCTCAGAAGTGCTACCATTGATGATGTCAGCAGGATCTTTTCTTCCTCTCTTCCTGTCCCTTATGGATCTGCCAA TGTTAGTGGTAGCACTGGAAAAGGTGGAAAGAAGTTCTGGAACTCTCATCGGTAGTAGTTTAGCTACTATACAGAAGAGTGCTGCTCCTGAG ATGCTCCTTGCACTGATGGATGAGGCATATACTGGCTCCTCAATAGAAGATCAAAGTGGCAATTCAGGTTCTGATGATAGTGGTCGTCTAGACCTTGCTGACCCAATGTTCCTTGACCTTCTAAAAGACGAGAATGATGGCATTGCT GCAAAACATTGGACATCCCCTACGATATCTTCAACGTTACAAGCTGCACTTAACAGCCCACAGTCTGACAGATTAAAACAGTCACTGAAAATGGCACCTCGCTTTCTTACTGTATATTTTGCGACAGCATTGCGGGATGTCAACAACT CACTCTTGTGTGCTCTGATTCCAGTAGCTATGTCAAGATATGCTGCGATGTTCCCTGACAAGGATTTTTCTTTCGAG GTGAGGAAAAAGCTGTCGGATTTCTTATTAGCTGCATTCCAGCGCTCCCCTGACATCATTGCGCTACTAAAG AAGCCTATTACTGATAGACTTGGGGAGGCCCATGGTAATCCTGCAAAG ATGGAATTAGCATTGCATTTGTGTTGGGCCATTGGTGAGCATGGAGCAGGAGGGATAAAGCACAAAGATGTAGCACGTGAACTATTTGAAAATCTGGAGTTGCTACTATACGAAAACCTGGCAACTAG TCGTTTGGGATTAAGTCAAGATCCAGGGTTCGATTCTATGGGTGCAAGCTCTAGAAAGTCATCCCAAGCTAGGCTCCTCTGCTTTGTGGTGACTGCCATTGCGAAGCTAGCAACTTGCCATAACGAGCTGCTTCCAAGAGCACGTGTGTCATTGGCTAAG GTCGCTCGGTCCAGGACCTCAGACAGGCGAGTCTGGCAGCGCGCCTGTGACTATTTAGGGCTCATGAATGAACCAGCCATTTGTTTGTCTGTACTGGGACCATCCACTGCCCAAGGAAATGGTCCTGGGATTGTGAACTGGAGCGAAGGAGGAACCAAGATGGTAGCTCACATTCCGTTTTACCTTTTAGCAGAACAGAAAG GTCCACCATCTCATGATTTTTCATACACGGACCTCCTCCCCGCAGAATGA
- the LOC109784996 gene encoding homeobox-leucine zipper protein ROC2: MMIPARHMPSSMIGRSSGGAPYGSSSALSLGQPNLLDGSNQHLLPHHLLEQIPARAAESGDNNGSVGGGVGMIRGRDSMDPLGDEFESRSGSENVDGDAVDNAEQEQDPNQRPRKKRYHRHTQHQIQEMEAFFKECPHPDDKQRKELSRELGLEPLQVKFWFQNKRTQMKNQHERHENSQLRADNDKLRAENMRYKEALSSASCPNCGGPAALGEMSFDEHHLRVENARLRDEIDRISAIAAKYVGKPMVPFPVLSSPLAAAPGASAYDVFAGAASVLQAPPDDKQQGVVVELAVAAMEELLRMARLDDPLWATTVDQALALDEEEYARMFIDPRGGLGPKQYGLVSEASRDAAVVIMTPASLVEILMDVNQYAAVFSSIVSRAATLEVLSTGVAGCYDGALQVMSVEFQVPSPLVPTRESYFVRYCKRNADGAWAVVDVSLDGLQGVKCRRRPSGCLIQEAPNGYSKVTWVEHVEVDDRSVHNIYKPLVGSGLAFGARRWVGVLGRQCERLASAMASNIPTSDIGVITSSEGRKSMLKLAERMVASFCGGVTASVAHQWTTLSGSGAEDVRVMTRKSVDDPGRPPGIVLNAATSFWLPVPPKRVFDFLRDETSRSEWDILSNGGIVQEMAHIANGRDHGNCVSLLRVNSTNSNQSNMLILQESCTDASGSYVIYAPVDVVAMNVVLNGGDPDYVALLPSGFAILPDGPAGTMHAAAGATGTGGSLLTVAFQILVDSVPTAKLSLGSVATVNSLIACTVERIKTAVISNGGASPPQ; this comes from the exons ATGATGATCCCGGCGAGGCACATGCCGTCGTCGATGATCGGccggagcagcggcggcgcgccCTACGGATCCTCATCAGCACTGTCGCTTGGCCAG CCAAACCTGCTGGACGGCAGCAACCAGCACCTCCTGCCGCACCACCTCCTGGAGCAGATCCCGGCGCGCGCAGCGGAGAGCGGCGACAACAACGGCAgcgtcggcggcggcgtgggCATGATCCGCGGGCGTGACTCCATGGACCCGCTGGGGGACGAGTTCGAGAGCCGGTCCGGCAGCGAGAACGTGGACGGCGACGCCGTGGACAACGCGGAGCAGGAGCAGGACCCCAACCAGCGGCCGCGCAAGAAGCGCTACCACCGCCACACCCAGCACCAGATCCAGGAGATGGAAGC GTTCTTCAAGGAGTGCCCGCACCCTGACGACAAGCAGCGCAAGGAGCTGAGCCGGGAGCTGGGGCTGGAGCCCCTCCAGGTCAAGTTCTGGTTCCAGAACAAGAGGACCCAAATGAAG AACCAGCACGAGAGGCACGAGAACTCGCAGCTGCGGGCGGACAACGACAAGCTGCGGGCCGAGAACATGCGCTACAAGGAGGCGCTCAGCAGCGCGTCCTGCCCCAACTGCGGCGGCCCGGCGGCGCTCGGCGAGATGTCGTTCGACGAGCACCACCTCCGCGTCGAGAACGCGCGCCTGCGCGACGAGATCGACCGCATCTCCGCCATCGCCGCCAAGTACGTCGGCAAGCCCATGGTGCCCTTCCCGGTGCTCTCCAgcccgctcgccgccgcccccggGGCCTCCGCCTACGACGTCTTCGCCGGGGCCGCCTCCGTGCTGCAGGCGCCGCCCGACGACAAGCAGCAGGGCGTCGTCGTCGAGCTGGCCGTCGCCGCCATGGAGGAGCTGCTCCGCATGGCGCGCCTCGACGACCCGCTCTGGGCGACCACCGTGGACCAGGCGCTGGCGCTGGACGAGGAGGAGTATGCGAGGATGTTCATCGACCCACGCGGCGGCCTTGGGCCGAAGCAGTATGGCCTCGTCTCTGAGGCATCCCGCGACGCCGCCGTCGTCATCATGACCCCCGCCAGCCTCGTCGAGATCCTCATGGACGTC AACCAGTACGCGGCGGTGTTCTCGAGCATCGTGTCGAGGGCGGCGACCCTGGAGGTGCTGTCCACCGGCGTGGCCGGGTGCTACGACGGGGCGCTGCAGGTCATGTCGGTGGAGTTCCAGGTGCCGTCGCCGCTGGTGCCCACCAGGGAGAGCTACTTCGTGCGCTACTGCAAGCGCAATGCTGATGGTGCCTGGGCCGTCGTGGACGTGTCGCTGGACGGCCTGCAGGGGGTCAAGTGCCGGCGCAGGCCCTCAGGCTGCCTCATCCAGGAGGCGCCCAACGGCTACTCCAAGGTGACGTGGGTGGAGCACGTGGAGGTGGACGACAGGTCCGTGCACAACATCTACAAGCCGCTGGTCGGCTCCGGCCTCGCCTTCGGCGCCCGCCGGTGGGTCGGCGTCCTCGGCCGCCAGTGCGAGCGCCTCGCCAGCGCCATGGCCAGCAACATCCCAACCAGCGATATCGGAG TGATCACTAGCTCGGAGGGGAGGAAGAGCATGCTAAAGCTAGCGGAGAGGATGGTCGCGAGCTTCTGTGGCGGCGTGACGGCCTCTGTGGCGCACCAATGGACCACGCTGTCAGGCAGCGGCGCCGAGGACGTGAGGGTCATGACCAGGAAGAGCGTCGACGACCCCGGGAGGCCACCAGGCATTGTCCTCAACGCCGCCACCTCCTTCTGGCTCCCCGTCCCACCTAAGCGCGTcttcgacttcctccgcgacgaGACCTCTCGCAGTGAG TGGGACATCCTCTCCAATGGCGGCATCGTCCAAGAAATGGCTCACATCGCCAATGGCCGCGACCATGGCAACTGCGTCTCGCTCCTCCGTGTCAAT AGCACCAACTCTAACCAAAGCAACATGCTGATCCTGCAAGAGAGCTGCACAGACGCGTCAGGCTCCTACGTCATCTACGCGCCGGTGGACGTGGTGGCCATGAACGTGGTGCTCAACGGCGGCGACCCAGACTACGTCGCGCTCCTGCCATCAGGCTTCGCCATCCTGCCCGACGGTCCTGCAGGGACAATGCACGCCGCGGCAGGGGCAACCGGCACCGGTGGGTCGCTCCTGACGGTGGCGTTCCAGATCCTGGTCGACTCCGTCCCCACTGCCAAGCTCTCCCTAGGGTCGGTGGCCACCGTCAACAGCCTCATCGCCTGCACCGTGGAGCGCATCAAGACCGCCGTCATCTCCAATGGCGGCGCCTCACCCCCGCAGTAG